AACGACGGAAATACAAATACGGTTGGCAATCACGGAGATCCACGTTCAACCGTGCTTAATCCTGATGGCAAGTTCGCCTGGGGCTTTGGCATTGGCGGCTCGGGTGGACGAATGCCCATCAAAACCGAATTGACCGGCTACAATGTTCAACTCGAAGAGAAAATCAGGTTTGAAATCACCATTGATCCCTCTGGCGACGTGATTTTTGTGCGTGCTCCGTTTGCCATCAACCAGGAATTGGTGGCGATCGGCAAGGAAAACATCAAAAAATGGAAGTTTTCCGAAACTGATCCGAGTGCAGGTAACCTGAAAACAACGGTCACGATTTCCTTCCGTCTGAAGTAAACGCTTCGTTCACACGTGAACTATCCTGAAGCAGTAGAATATTTATACGCCCGGCTCCCGATGTTTCACCGCATCGGGGCCGCTGCATATAAAGGTAGCCTGGACAATATCGTCGCCCTTTGTGCAGCCTTGGGTTCGCCGGAAAAGGGGCTAAAATACGTCCATATTGCAGGCACGAACGGCAAAGGCTCCGTTTCCTCGATGGTCGCGTCCATCTTGATGGAGGCGGGTTACAAGGTCGGATTGCATACTTCGCCGCACCTGCGTTCGTTTACCGAGCGCATTCGGGTGAATGGCAAGGAGATTCCCGAAGCAGCTGTAGCAGCATTTGTCACAGCAAACCAAGATCTAGTCGCCCGTATCGAGCCGAGTTTCTTCGAATTGAGCACGGCGATGGCATTCCAATACTTCAAGGAGGAGAATGTCGATATCGCCGTGATCGAGGTTGGCATGGGCGGAAGATTGGATTCTACGAATGTCATTTTGCCTGAATTGGCCGTTGTCACGAGTATTTCGCTTGACCATACGCAGTTTTTGGGAGACACCTTGGCGGCCATTGCCGGCGAAAAAGCTGGAATTTTGAAACATGGCATTCCGCTGATTATCGGGGAAGACCATCCAGAAACGCGACCCGTATTTGAGGCAAAGACGAGGGAAATGAATAGCCCCATCGAATTTGTGGGTGAGCGGTATCAAGCCATTCGTATTAGTGGTGATCTGCAAACGCAGCATTTCCAAATCAAGGTCGATGGCCAAATTTTGTGGGAAGACATCGAATGCGACCTTGCCGGCCACTACCAACGTTGGAATGTTCCGACCGCGATTTGTGTGGCCGACCACCTGGAACGCTTGGGTTGGGAAATCTCCCATTCAGCTATGATAGAGGGAATTAGGAAGGCAAGCTTCAACAGTGGCTTGAAGGGTAGAATGTCCGTTTTGCAAACGAATCCGACCGTCGTTGCCGACATCGCGCACAACGAAGCAGGTATTCGGGAGGTTTTGGCTCAACTGGAATCGGCACCAAAAGGCCAATTGCATATCGTTTGGGGGATGGTAGCCGACAAAGATGTCCCCAAGGCTTTGTCTTTGTTGCCCAAGGATGCGCATTACTATTTCGTAAAGCCCAACCTTCCGCGCGGACTCGCGCTCGATCAGTTACAGGCAGCCGCGCAGGAGGCAGGGCTGAACGGAAAAACCTGGCCTTCGGTTGCGGAAGGTTATCAAGCAGCCTTGGCATCGGCATCCGCAGAAGATCTCATCTATGTCGGTGGGAGCACGTTTGTGGTGGCCGAAGTGATTTGATTTGCCTATCTTGAGCCTCCAAATCGAGAATCCCATTGGAGATCAACGGAAAAATTGCAATTGTAACGGGAGCTTCCCGCGGAATCGGAGCTGCGACAGCCAAAGCCTTGGCAGCCAAGGGCGCGCAAGTATTGCTGTTGGCAAGATCAAAAACCGAATTGGAGGCGCTTGCTGCCGAAATTACACATTCGGGAGGGCAAGCCGAGGTGTACGCAGTAGATTTGAGTGACATCCAACAGATCGAAACTTGCTTCAACCAATTGTTCGCCAAGCACGGAAGGGTGGACATCCTCGTGAACAATGCCGGCTTGGGCAGGTGGCTATTCACAGAGGAAACCCCGGGCGAAGAAGCCGAAATGATGCTCAAATTGCCATTTTTGGCCGCTTTTCACATGACGCGCTTGGTGCTTCCGGACATGCTCAAGCGCAAGGCCGGTCATATTGTCAATGTCAATTCGCCCGCATCCGTCCTCGTTTGGGGCGGCGCCGCAGCTTATGCCTCTTCCCGTTGGGCTTTGAGAGGATTCTCAGAGGCGCTCAAGATTGATCTTCATGGCTCAGGTGTCGGAATCTCCAATGTCGTCTTGGGCGAAGTGGAAAGCAATTATTGGGAGGCCAACCCCGGTGCCCGCGAGCGCCTTCCCGCAATTGCCAAAATGATCCCGCGGCTCACCACGGAAAAAGCAGCCCATTATATCCTCAAGGCCATTCGCAGCGAAAGAAAGGAATTGACAGCACCCTTCATGCTGTGGCTCTTTCGGCGAATGCTATGGCTCACGCCAGGCATCACCAAATGGGTGGTGCGGGTTACGAGTTTTAGACGGACGTAGCGGGCAGGCAACGAAAAAGCTCTACGTGGAAAACTGTGTCAAGGTATTTCTGCCACCTCATTAACCGGCAATGCGACCGCCTTGGCCAAAAAAAACGGGCGCCCAGAAATGTATCTGGACGCCCATGAATTGAATTGCATGCATTCGAATCTCAGTCCTGCAGCAGCAATTTGTGATAAATTCGGTCTCCTGAGCGCGTTTCCAAGACACAGAAGTACACCCGCAGCCAGGCAGGCTTGACTGTGTACTACGCCCCCTTCAGCATTTCCTTCAAAAAGGCTTGCGATCTCCACGCCGGTAAGGCTGAAGAGCTTCAGACTCACGCTTTGCGTCGTCGGCACGCTGAACTCCAGCGTCGTGGCGGCTTGGAATGGATTGGGATAAGCGGCCAAGTGAATGGTTTGAATGGCTGACTCTGGCTGTGAAGCCTCCGCCATTCTGAGATGGCCAGCAGGGCAAGCATCTCCATTTCCGTCCAAATATGCCGTGACATCAAAATAGCCATGCCTTTGACGACTTCAAGGGTGTTGCAGGTCGTTTCGATGGGTGTCGCCCACGCTGCCGACGATTTCCACAAAGATCTTGAAGACATTGTTCAAGGGAAATCAACGCTTGGTTGGTGGTACGCCCTGAAGTAGCAGCGGGGGTGAGGTCCTCCAATGCGCACCAATACGGGGCTCCACACAAGTGAGCGAGAGGCTCGTGATGTTGCCACTGCAAGGGCATGGCACCGGTGCATCTTCATTGCAGGTGAGGCCATTGACATCGGTCCAAGTGACCAGCACCAGTTCTGCATAGTCCTGCGGAATTACAATATTTCCCATGCCAGCATCAAATTGCAGTGCTGACCCATTGTCGACGACGGCGTAAATCTGGTTGGGGAAGGTGTTGCCTGGCAAGCCATTTGCAGAGATGCACACCGTGCTGCCCGCAACGACGTTGCTGTACGTGGTAATCAATTGCGTCCCTGGTTGCGGTAAAAGCTTACGGTGCCTCCATCGACCCCACGAAACTTGAAGCAAATCTCGGCGATGTCTCCGTCGGTGCCATGCCGCAGGCGCTTTCAAACCGAGTTCCGCAAGCCCCGTCCAACCTGAGGAGGCGCTGGGCTACGTTGCTTGGATTGACGCACATCAACTGGTTGGAGCCACTGCACATTTTCACATTTTCCAGATTCTGCCCGCAGCGCACATCGACCACGGTCACCCAGTGATCCGCTTGCACTTGGCAATTGTTGGCGTCGGTGACATTGAGTGAATACTGGGTGGTGATACCTGGGCAGACGGTTGGCTGTGCATCGGTGGAATTGTTGCTCCACAAGTAACTATAGGGTGCGCAACCGCCCGTCGTCGTCGTGCCGATGAGCGCGCATTGCTCAGGCTGCCAACCCAATGTGACGTTCTGGTCTGGACAAATGGTGACTTCAAGCGGCGCGGGTTCGGTAAGTGTAATGTCGTCGGTTTCTGTACAACCATTCGCATCCGTCAGGACTGCGGTGTAGTACCCTGCATCGAGATTGGCAAATGCGGGAGCGCTGGAATGGAAGCCGCCAGGGCCGGTCCAACTGTAGGTATAAGGCGCGCATCCGCCAGAAAGGGAGCTCCCGATGAACCCATCGTGGCTTCCATAACAATGCAGGTTGTGGCCGCAGGCGTAAGTCTGGCTGCTCAGAGAGAAGATGAGGAGAGGTGGTTCTGTGACGTAAACGGTAGCGCCAGCCACCGTACCGTTCCCATCGGTAACGGTGACGTTGTGGTTGTAGTGATCCAAATGCGTCGCCGTGGCGCTCGTTTCCCCATTGTCCCAGAGGTAGGAGTAGGGGGGACAACCGCCGATGGGTGTCGCGACAGCGCGGCCGTCGCTCAATCCGTTGCAGCTGATGCCGTAGCCACAATTGTAGGTCTGCACTTGCGTCGTCACGGACATGGCGCCTGGGACCACATTCACTACCGCGACACAGGAACTGGTATTCCCAGGCATCCGGACCGTAAGTGTCACGTGTTCCCGGCAAGCAATCACGCGGCGACAGCGTCACCGCACCGCAACGTGGGCTGCCGGGGGGGGGCGGGGGGTTGTCTTTTGGCAACCCGCCGTCGGCGCTTCCTGATCCGCTACCGTAACCGTGAAATTGCAAAATCCCTGATTTGCCGAGATGTCATGCGCCTCAAAAGCATAGCTGTAAGTCCCGACACCCAAGGTCGCGCCAGCAGGATTTCCTGCAATTTGAACGACCGTGGGAGAAGGACAGTTGTCGGTTGCAGTGGGCAAGGCAAAATTGACCATGCATGCGGACCAGTTGTTCACGTGGGCGGGGGGTGATTGTCCACTGGATTCCCCACAATGTTCAAGGACAAGCCCGCGGAAGAAGGAGCCGCTGCCAGTCCCAAAGCGCGACCAAGGTGAGGTTGGGACATTGTCGCTGCCCGTGGCCAGTGGTAGCGGAGGCCCGCGCGCTCGCAATTCACCGTAATGTCGCCGGACATGTGGAGTAACGGCATCGCCGGAGACAGGCGGCCCGTACCAGCCCGGCAGAGAAGTTAGTGAGCGTGGGGTTCTGAAGGATGGAAAACCATTGGTCCACCATTGATAAGAAGTTCCCGCAGTCGCCGTCAAATTGAGATCAGTGCCGCCACAAACGGGGCTGTTGCTGCCTGCGACAATCACGGGTGCGACAAAAGCTGAGCAAGGCGCTCCATTGCCAACACCGGGTGCAACCCAGTTGGAAATCAATCCATTCACGGCAAAACTTTGCAGTGTTCCATTGTTTCCATTGCCGCTTCCATCCAACAAAGTGGTGATGCCCGCATTGTTGCCAAAGGCAATTCCCTGATTAAATGAATATTGTGCCAACAAAGCAGTTTGCAAGCCACCCAGCGTGCAATTTTGATTGTTCTGCAATTCGCCAAGGCAAAGGGCGCGGTTCCAGATGCGGATCTCGTCCATATCGCCTTGATACACTAAGGTACCATTGACGTTTGTGCAGGGGCTATAGCCCAAGCGCAGCACAGCAGTGTTGTTGAGGTCTGCAACAAATGAGGGATTGGCGGAATTTTCCAGCACACCATCGATATAGAGCGAAATCAAAGTCCCGTTGCGCGACAGGGCGATGTGGTGCCATTGGCCATCCACCACGCTGGAGACGCTTGTAAAGGTCGTGTAGTTAAAATTGCCGGGACCCTGACCGACTTCGATCGCGACTTTTCCGTTTCCGATGATAAAGACATTCCAGAAATTCCCAAAATTGCAGGAAGGCCGTTTCGCGATGATGTATTCACCCGTTCTGGTCGTGCGCACGTTCAGCTCCACCGTAAAATCGCCCGTGCCGAAGTTGCCCAGCGAGGGATTGATGTTCACGAGGTCGTCCACGCCGTCGAAGTTGAGGGCTTGGGCCGGGCAGGTTGGGGTGACTGCAGTGGTGGCTGTGCCGATGCAGCCTGCTGTATTGGTGACCGTGACCGCATAAGTTCCATAGGCCGCTCCGGGAAAATTGGAGATGATCGGATTCTGATCCGTAGAGCTGAAGTTGTTGGGGCCAGACCAATTGTAGCTTGCGCCGTTGCTAGCATTCAAGCTGAGGCTGCCTCCAGGACAAACATTGCCGCTGTTGCCAGCAGTTGGAAGGAAGGGCGGACCTGCATTGATGGTTACAGATGCCGTGGCTGTGCAGCCTGTGTTGTCTGTAACTGTTGCGATGTAGGTCCCGGGAGCAAGGTTTGAAACATCTTCTGTAGTTGCGCCATTGCTCCAGGCATAAGTATAAGGAGGAATGGCACCCGTAACCGTCAGGTTCGCGCTGCCATTGCTCAGGTTACTGCAGGGGGATTCAGAACGATACTTAAACCAACAGAAGCAAAACTGGATTCGCATTCGTGAAGCTGATGTCATCGATGCCGAAATCGTTGCCTGAATTTTCCAGGCGATTGTTGACAATCCTGATGGTCGCCGTCGTATTGCCAGCAGCATTCCAGGTAGCACTGTATTGCTGCCAATTGTTGGGTCCGTCAGGCAAGGTGATCAGCCCCGTAACAGGCGATCCATTGATGAAGATCAAGATTTGAGGGTCATTTTGTGTACCCATATTCGTCAGCCACACGGAGAAGTTGTAAGCCGAATTGGGAGTTACAGGAATGGTTTGCTGCCATACTGTTTTGTTTGAGGCTGTGGCGCCGTTCACCATCATCCATTTGCCATTGCCGGTGGTGTGGTCCACTCCGGTGAAGTTGGGGCCATAAGGAGTTCCCGCATTGGTGGTGACTGCAAACTTGCCTTGCTGGAATGCGCCATTGCCTTGCAAAATGTAATTTGTAATGAATCCTGTGTTGCCCATTTCAAAATCACCATTGGCAACGAGGTTGCCTCCGACCGAATTACCGGGCAGTTGGATGTTGATTTGCGCACTGGACGTGCAGCCGTTTGAATTGGTTACGGTTACCGTATAGGTTCCGGCCTGCGTTACCGTGATTGGATTTCCTGTGGTTCCGGTGTTCCATTGGTAGGAGGCGAGCCTGAGGTGCTATTCGCCGTGCATAGTTGGCGGTGATTTCGGGGAGGGGGGATGGTTCATAGGTCACGAGTGTAGAAGCAGTACATCCATTAGGTAACGAAACAGTATATGTGCCTGCCATAGACGCAGCAAAATTTGAGACGGATGGATTCTGAAGAGTTGAAGTATAACCGTTGGGGCCTGTCCAGTAATAGTTGTTGGTCGAGCCGGTATAATTTGCCGTGAGCTGGAGTGATTGGCCTTCCTGGCACATAGGACCATTGTTGGAGGCAGTGAGCGAACGGAGGGCTGCAGTTGTACCAGCAACGCCGGAGCATCCGTAACTATTCGTGATTGTTACAGTATAGTTTCCAGCATTCAAGGCAGTCGCGTTTGCAATATGAACCGAATTACTGGAAGACTGCTGTGTAAATCCATTTGGGCCGGCCCAGGAATAGTAGACATTAGGATATGTATCTGACAGCGTTAAACTGCCTCCTTCACAGAAGGTTTGTGAAGGTATATAGATCCCCATTTGTGGATGTACGGTCACGTAGGTGCTGGCGACTGAGGAACAACCATTATCTGTTACGGTAACGGAAAAGTTTCCTGAACAAACTTGGGAGTTCGCATAGGTGGTTGGGTTTTGTACATTGGATTGAAAGCCATGGCCCAATGGTAACTTGACCCTCCAGTTGCTGCAAGGTTGAGATATGTATAGCGACAAACAGGGCTAGTCAAAGTAGCTGTTGCAACTGGCAGGGGTTAATAATGACCGTAGTGCTTGCAGAGAGAACAGCCGTTAGCCCAGTAACGGCTACGAAATAAGTTCCTACATTGATATTCGTGAAATTGAGAATGGTGGGATTCTGCAAAGCTGAGGTAAAGCCAT
The nucleotide sequence above comes from Bacteroidota bacterium. Encoded proteins:
- a CDS encoding HYR domain-containing protein — encoded protein: MRIQFCFCWFKYRSESPCSNLSNGSANLTVTGAIPPYTYAWSNGATTEDVSNLAPGTYIATVTDNTGCTATASVTINAGPPFLPTAGNSGNVCPGGSLSLNASNGASYNWSGPNNFSSTDQNPIISNFPGAAYGTYAVTVTNTAGCIGTATTAVTPTCPAQALNFDGVDDLVNINPSLGNFGTGDFTVELNVRTTRTGEYIIAKRPSCNFGNFWNVFIIGNGKVAIEVGQGPGNFNYTTFTSVSSVVDGQWHHIALSRNGTLISLYIDGVLENSANPSFVADLNNTAVLRLGYSPCTNVNGTLVYQGDMDEIRIWNRALCLGELQNNQNCTLGGLQTALLAQYSFNQGIAFGNNAGITTLLDGSGNGNNGTLQSFAVNGLISNWVAPGVGNGAPCSAFVAPVIVAGSNSPVCGGTDLNLTATAGTSYQWWTNGFPSFRTPRSLTSLPGWYGPPVSGDAVTPHVRRHYGELRARGPPLPLATGSDNVPTSPWSRFGTGSGSFFRGLVLEHCGESSGQSPPAHVNNWSACMVNFALPTATDNCPSPTVVQIAGNPAGATLGVGTYSYAFEAHDISANQGFCNFTVTVADQEAPTAGCQKTTPRPPPAAHVAVR
- a CDS encoding SprB repeat-containing protein; protein product: MTLTVRMPGNTSSCVAVVNVVPGAMSVTTQVQTYNCGYGISCNGLSDGRAVATPIGGCPPYSYLWDNGETSATATHLDHYNHNVTVTDGNGTVAGATVYVTEPPLLIFSLSSQTYACGHNLHCYGSHDGFIGSSLSGGCAPYTYSWTGPGGFHSSAPAFANLDAGYYTAVLTDANGCTETDDITLTEPAPLEVTICPDQNVTLGWQPEQCALIGTTTTGGCAPYSYLWSNNSTDAQPTVCPGITTQYSLNVTDANNCQVQADHWVTVVDVRCGQNLENVKMCSGSNQLMCVNPSNVAQRLLRLDGACGTRFESACGMAPTETSPRFASSFVGSMEAP
- a CDS encoding bifunctional folylpolyglutamate synthase/dihydrofolate synthase, producing MFHRIGAAAYKGSLDNIVALCAALGSPEKGLKYVHIAGTNGKGSVSSMVASILMEAGYKVGLHTSPHLRSFTERIRVNGKEIPEAAVAAFVTANQDLVARIEPSFFELSTAMAFQYFKEENVDIAVIEVGMGGRLDSTNVILPELAVVTSISLDHTQFLGDTLAAIAGEKAGILKHGIPLIIGEDHPETRPVFEAKTREMNSPIEFVGERYQAIRISGDLQTQHFQIKVDGQILWEDIECDLAGHYQRWNVPTAICVADHLERLGWEISHSAMIEGIRKASFNSGLKGRMSVLQTNPTVVADIAHNEAGIREVLAQLESAPKGQLHIVWGMVADKDVPKALSLLPKDAHYYFVKPNLPRGLALDQLQAAAQEAGLNGKTWPSVAEGYQAALASASAEDLIYVGGSTFVVAEVI
- a CDS encoding SDR family NAD(P)-dependent oxidoreductase is translated as MEINGKIAIVTGASRGIGAATAKALAAKGAQVLLLARSKTELEALAAEITHSGGQAEVYAVDLSDIQQIETCFNQLFAKHGRVDILVNNAGLGRWLFTEETPGEEAEMMLKLPFLAAFHMTRLVLPDMLKRKAGHIVNVNSPASVLVWGGAAAYASSRWALRGFSEALKIDLHGSGVGISNVVLGEVESNYWEANPGARERLPAIAKMIPRLTTEKAAHYILKAIRSERKELTAPFMLWLFRRMLWLTPGITKWVVRVTSFRRT
- a CDS encoding T9SS type A sorting domain-containing protein yields the protein MAAYPNPFQAATTLEFSVPTTQSVSLKLFSLTGVEIASLFEGNAEGGVVHSQACLAAGVLLCLGNALRRPNLSQIAAAGLRFECMQFNSWASRYISGRPFFLAKAVALPVNEVAEIP